TGTAAGCTACAAGTTAGTGCAAGTACATAGTTCATTACATTCCTGAATTTGAAATGTGATCATTTGATTCTTTGAATCAATACTTCAATACTTTAAGGTAGATAATTAGTTATCAAACTTTGacatatttttagaataaataccttcttttatatatatatatatatattgttttgacCACATTACCAATTAATACTTCTCAattagccccccccccccctaaaaAAACCCCACCCCATAATTATCTAATAATcgtgtaaatatttttttcagtgTCAATTATACACAATAAATTGATTTAGAATATAAAATGACTCATACGATTAATTAATCGTGCAAAGTGTGAATACTACtcgtaaaaatataattttcagtGAATTCcttataaaattgattattcgTAATTTTTCAAACGAATTTTTCATAGAGaatctcatatttttcattGCTAAGTAGAGATTACTATAGATTCATATCttttagtaataaattattactaCACAATTTATGCAAAGTACAATCCATCATAAAATTTTACTAACAAGCAACAATAGtagtaaataataattaaatctttAATTAGGTGATTAATTATGTCACACCCCTCACTATCACTTATAATGCCTTGTTACTTaataatcaacttaattatCCATTGTAAAGGGAAATTAAAAAAGTAGATTTAACACTTCCATTCAATTATTATCTAAATTATTTCACAGTTAAGAAACTTTAGAAATACAATTAGTAGGGTCCCATCATTTATATGCTTTTTACTTCACAAAAtccaatttaacttatttttctccattattttcttaaaattaaaaataattagatttggTTACAACAAAATTCTCATTATAGCTTGCTGTTAGGGAAGACTATATGTTGATTGCTTGTTATAGAAGATTATCAAGATTGTTGTTTGGTGGTTTTgttttaccaatttttttttaaaatttatactaataatattgtatattactatttatgttatcaatatattttaaccTGTCATAATAGACTACACCATCTTATTTTTCAGGTTACTGCATTTCgttatctttaattttaaagacatttaaactcgtatatatttttttttggttgttatAGAAGATCATCAAAGATGTGTTTATGATTTTAGTTTTCCAAATTCTTTTTTGGACTTTAATTTAGGTTaaagatattatattataattgtattttaaCTTGTTATAATCGATTTAATTTTAGGTTACTAATCTCACTTTTTAAGTACAATTTCTTTAGTTATGTTTTACGAGACCTgataatgcaaaaaaaaaatattttacactaTCCGTGCATAATAGCTAAActtatttctttataattttaacttttatacatcattataatattcaaatgatatttacaaataaactttcaagaaaaataataatttgaaatctttaaaattatttgctataacaaataaaaatgacctattaatataaaattatttaagaagGAAACAATGATTTTCTTTAGGGGAAAAAAGAAGTTTGCTTCTTTATCACAACTTTTAACTAactaacaatttattttattttaatttttttcatacctCCAATCACAATTTAATTTGAATCATGTGTTGTTTGGTGTAAATAAAGCCAATATGATTATTCAACCTCCAACTTacacatattttctttttaagtaaTTGTCAAGGTTGTTAAGCTAGCTATcacacatataatattttataatatagttTTAACTTCCTTTTCATTACAGTTTGCAATATTCACACACATAAGCCGTACCATACAAGCACAAATATTACTCAATGAAGCCTAATTTCAACTCGTGTACATATATTCCATTTGTTTACTTCTTTTAGTTTCATCCCGAAActattataatttgtatttttttttatctaaactATATATCACCATCTACTAAAATACACCTCGAAGTTAAATAATTGGtttcttttactaattttaCCATCACTATCTACTCAACTAGATGTATGGTATAACATAATTCAGGTAGGAAAACTAAATGTACAATTGATAGTTAAAACgcgaaactcacaaaaatatgataattcaaacatatttttgattattaactcttaataaatcatatttgatatCACTAATTACGTGCATCCTGACTATTTCACAAGTTAATTACATGTTTCCTCCTATCAACATACATAGGTACCAATAAATTTAGGTAGATAGGGATTTTTTTCCGCACAAACTGACTCAAACACCGctgatatatgaaaaaataatcgAAAGAAGTATGTTGCTTTCATGCTATCCATTTTAGGCTCGTAGaatcaattgaataaaaatttatgtgttaATACTACTATAACGGTATTGAATATTGatactttcatttatttttattgatgatgaatGATAATTTAAGGCATTATTATGCCATTAAGCAAATTAAATGGTTGAACAAACTATGGGGTCCCTGAAAACTCAATTTAGCCAAGAACATTTTGTAAAATGTGATGCATATCTTGTCATGTTGAAATGATAAGACATTAATTGCTTATTCATTTTGTTGGAGAGTGTAGATAGATATTGATTTCATTACTAACACAAGTCTACATGTAAATGGATAATGTTTtaccacaaaaaaaatatacaactaTGCAAAAAAATACTTACTACTATGTAACCTCAACAACCAACATATCATAATGGGTAAAAGGTCAATATCTATGAATGTTAAGATTTAGAATCAAACAAACCTTCATTTCAGATGGACTATCACAATACTCTCGATAACAACTTTATTTGTctgaatattttttgaaattttgttacAGAAAACATACGATATATAACATTACATGAAAAATCGATTCCACAAAAAACTTAGACGATTATTGTGAAATGTTATTATAGAGAGTTCCAGTTATAATTTATACAATGAAGCGCATGATCTTATGATATGTACATTGAAGTGTTATATAGTTACACAGaaataaaatgtgattttttcttcatttgatatagtgataaaatatttatgtattttgattgttacttttaacttttattaaatgaggaaatatcacattttttttttgtgtaactATACAACACTTCATTTTGTCTTTGCTTATACTAAATATCTAATAAAATGggataatataaaataattggaTCTATATAATTTGTGGAACAGTATAACTTGTTCCCAATTTTTAGGATATCCAGTaacataaaattagaaaaaatatatttgaaatttccaATTTTGCGATTATAAAATTTTAGCTATGTACTGCCATATTTTTAGACCTGTAAATTTATGTAACACttgtatatacacatttaaTTCCCCTTATTAATTAGATGTACATGAAAAATGtacaaacaattaattaatttatacacaTTTAGATAACTAAAAACTCGAAATATTTTACTAGGGTGAAAATTCCCATAACTACTATTATTAGATAATTAGGTACAAAATAATCCAACTTTAAAAGTACTGAAACCTAGTCAAAACCCTATTAATTAGCACTCAAATTAATAttcttttcaataataaaataaatcacacgagaaaaagtcttttttttttaatactaaaaTTGTTCCTTTTGTTACGCTATTATTGTTATGTAAAATCTCACCATAAAAACACTTCATTTCTCACTTACTTCTATGCTCacacttttatttttgtttctaaattcACTTTTATAATCCAATGGAATTTTTTAAGGAATtacttactattttttttaccaCCGCCCTTCTTTTTGGCGGTGGATTTTGTTATTGTACTTTCCTTTTAGGCTCTGGGGAGCAAAGGGGTAAAAGGGCAGTTCAACTTTCTGGTGGTTCTTTACCTAAAGAGAAAGTTCAAGAAGGGTATGATCGATATTCGTCATTTTTTGAGAGTGGCCCTAACGGAAAAGAAATGGACTCCTCCGACAAAGTCCCCGCCCTTGTTGACACATTTTATGATCTCGTCACCGATATATACGAGTGGGGTTGGGGCCAGTCTTTCCACTTCTCTCCTCGTATACGGGGGAAATCCCATAACGATGCCACGCGTATTCATGAGGAAATGGCGGTTAATCTCTTGAATGTGGAGCCCGGAGCCCGTGTCCTTGATGTTGGTTGTGGGGTTGGTGGCCCAATGCGGGCCATCGCGGCCCACTCAGGTGCTAATGTTGTTGGAATCACTATTAATGAGTACCAAGTGGAACGGGCCCGGGCCCACAACAAAAAGGCCGGGCTTGACTCTATGTGTGAGGTTGTTTGTGGTAATTTCCTAAAAATGCCCTTTGATGACAATAGTTTCGAGGGAGCATACTCCATCGAAGCTACATGTCATGCACCTAAGCTTGAAGAAGTATATGGAGAAATCTACCGGGTATTAAAGCCCGGATCATTCTATGTTTCCTATGAGTGGGTCACAACTGAATTATACAACCCTGACGATCCTGAACATGTGGAGATAGTTCGAGGGATTGAAAGAGGAGATGCATTGCCTGGGTTGAGAAGCTACAAGGACATTGCTAACATCGCAACCAAAGTAGGTTTTGAGGTGATTAAAGAGAGCGATTTAGCTAAACCACCCGCAGAGCCATGGTGGACACGGCTCAAGATGGGGAGGATCGCTTACTGGAGGAACCATGTCATGGTAACCATGCTTTCTTGGCTCGGGATCGCCCCTAAGGGCGTCGTTGATGTCCACGACATGTTGTTAGTGACAGCTGATTATTTGACTAAAGGAGGTGAAATTGGCATTTTCACTCCTATGCATATGATTCTATGCAGGAAGCCAGAATAAGTAATTGTACGATTATAACCATAAATCGCAATGAATgaatattaattagttaatatcattttaattttttttttgtagtggcATTATTAGTACCTACATATCTATCTACATATGGTTTTTTGGCCTTAAAATGGAGAATTTTCCCCTTTCTAACCTCTTTATAACCACTTCGTTCATtgatattacaaaaaaataacgaGATTAATAAAGATTTGTCCAATGAAATAcaaaggc
This DNA window, taken from Solanum lycopersicum chromosome 5, SLM_r2.1, encodes the following:
- the LOC101266635 gene encoding 24-methylenesterol C-methyltransferase 2-like translates to MEFFKELLTIFFTTALLFGGGFCYCTFLLGSGEQRGKRAVQLSGGSLPKEKVQEGYDRYSSFFESGPNGKEMDSSDKVPALVDTFYDLVTDIYEWGWGQSFHFSPRIRGKSHNDATRIHEEMAVNLLNVEPGARVLDVGCGVGGPMRAIAAHSGANVVGITINEYQVERARAHNKKAGLDSMCEVVCGNFLKMPFDDNSFEGAYSIEATCHAPKLEEVYGEIYRVLKPGSFYVSYEWVTTELYNPDDPEHVEIVRGIERGDALPGLRSYKDIANIATKVGFEVIKESDLAKPPAEPWWTRLKMGRIAYWRNHVMVTMLSWLGIAPKGVVDVHDMLLVTADYLTKGGEIGIFTPMHMILCRKPE